In Rhizobium sp. N324, a single genomic region encodes these proteins:
- a CDS encoding DUF1800 domain-containing protein, with product MSLSFPTMAAIRFGYGFRPGEAPPQSKDDLIGQLSKGAAATPDFPLGGPETRHRAILSLQAQLKQIRQDAKTVTDDTAQREMRKGVQRQAQQQFQHDANLRLMQAVLSPYGFYERLSTFWTDHFSTSANKSLPMRLIVPLYEAEAIRPFMSGKFGDLLRSATAHPAMLIYLDQADSLGPDSAGGIKRNKGLNENLGRELLELHTLGAGSGYSQADVTAAAMVLTGLTIDRKEMDIAFRPNISEPGVHEVLGVSYGGRKRSRDDYLDMLDDLSVHPKTAAHISRKLAVHFVSDQPDEGMVSDMAAVWKKMDGDLTAVYAAMLDHPAAWQNEGAKARQPFDYVVAGLRALNAGPVNGVVGSFLAANQQGAEEGDMAANTPGMAGSPVTTDPAGEGRDKRLKAFRTARALGQGALKRMGQPTWLPPSPAGFEEGFSAWITGSQLAERLAWARRASAQFGRDEDPREFLKSTLADAARDETIRVVSQAPNKISGLTLVLASPEFNRR from the coding sequence ATGAGCCTCTCTTTCCCGACGATGGCGGCGATCCGGTTCGGCTATGGTTTCCGGCCGGGTGAGGCGCCGCCGCAAAGCAAGGACGACCTGATCGGCCAGCTCAGCAAGGGGGCCGCGGCAACGCCGGACTTTCCGCTCGGCGGTCCCGAGACGCGCCATCGCGCGATCCTCAGCCTGCAGGCACAGCTGAAGCAGATCCGCCAGGACGCCAAGACGGTGACCGACGATACGGCGCAGCGCGAGATGCGCAAGGGCGTACAGCGGCAAGCGCAGCAGCAATTCCAGCACGATGCGAACCTGCGGCTGATGCAGGCGGTGCTGTCGCCATACGGCTTCTACGAGCGGCTTTCGACCTTCTGGACCGATCATTTCTCCACCAGCGCCAATAAGAGCCTGCCGATGCGTCTCATCGTGCCGCTCTACGAGGCCGAGGCGATCCGGCCGTTCATGTCGGGTAAGTTCGGTGATCTGCTGCGCAGCGCCACGGCCCATCCGGCCATGCTGATCTATCTCGACCAGGCGGATTCGCTCGGGCCGGATTCGGCCGGCGGCATCAAGCGCAACAAGGGGCTGAACGAAAATCTCGGCCGCGAACTGCTGGAGCTGCACACGCTCGGTGCCGGCAGCGGCTACAGCCAGGCGGATGTGACGGCGGCGGCCATGGTGCTGACGGGGCTCACCATCGACCGCAAGGAGATGGACATCGCCTTCCGGCCGAATATTTCCGAGCCCGGCGTGCATGAGGTGCTCGGCGTCAGCTATGGCGGGCGCAAGCGCTCGCGCGACGATTATCTCGATATGCTCGACGATCTTTCCGTCCATCCAAAAACGGCGGCGCATATCAGCCGCAAGCTGGCAGTTCACTTCGTTTCCGATCAGCCCGACGAGGGCATGGTGTCCGACATGGCGGCCGTCTGGAAGAAGATGGATGGCGATCTCACCGCCGTCTACGCCGCCATGCTCGACCATCCCGCCGCCTGGCAGAACGAAGGCGCCAAGGCGCGACAGCCATTCGACTACGTCGTTGCGGGTCTGAGGGCGCTGAATGCGGGACCGGTCAACGGTGTCGTCGGCAGCTTCCTGGCGGCCAACCAGCAGGGCGCTGAGGAGGGCGACATGGCGGCGAATACGCCTGGCATGGCTGGATCGCCTGTGACGACGGATCCTGCTGGCGAAGGGAGGGATAAGCGTCTGAAGGCCTTCCGGACGGCGCGGGCGCTGGGGCAGGGGGCGCTGAAGCGCATGGGACAGCCGACCTGGCTGCCGCCGAGCCCGGCTGGTTTCGAGGAAGGCTTTTCCGCCTGGATCACCGGCAGCCAGCTCGCCGAGCGGCTTGCCTGGGCAAGGCGCGCTTCTGCGCAGTTCGGCCGCGACGAGGACCCGCGCGAATTCCTGAAATCGACGCTGGCCGATGCCGCGCGCGACGAGACGATCCGAGTGGTGTCGCAGGCGCCGAACAAGATCAGCGGCTTGACGCTGGTATTGGCGTCGCCCGAATTCAACCGCCGCTAA
- a CDS encoding DMT family protein, whose amino-acid sequence MSFSPAALWPVVMLFASNIFMTFAWYGHLKHKSSAIFLAIIVSWGIAFFEYCLAVPANRIGSAVYTTAQLKTMQEVITLLVFAGFSIFWLGENLTWNHAIGFALIAIGASFIFRA is encoded by the coding sequence ATGTCCTTTTCTCCCGCCGCCCTTTGGCCTGTCGTCATGCTGTTTGCCTCCAACATCTTCATGACCTTTGCCTGGTATGGGCATCTTAAGCATAAGAGCAGCGCCATCTTCCTTGCCATCATCGTCAGCTGGGGCATCGCCTTCTTCGAATATTGCCTGGCGGTGCCGGCCAACCGTATCGGTTCGGCGGTCTATACGACGGCGCAGCTGAAGACGATGCAGGAGGTGATCACGCTGCTGGTCTTTGCCGGTTTCTCGATCTTCTGGCTCGGCGAGAACCTGACCTGGAACCATGCGATCGGCTTTGCGCTGATCGCAATCGGAGCATCCTTCATCTTTCGGGCGTAA
- a CDS encoding RDD family protein has protein sequence MQNTVLVAGLFVLIVGSIQPAVEDYMDNMAAMQQPISLPSRYFWRRFVAFALDLFIFQAAILISVHCISTAFSLDLRFARWTSMECTEKVPDQLAKRIETGWPLNPNELRTNEICEVRQFPFGRQRYLRTTVLIEPWDYVTPTQVLTIPVDTDDNPVTRTTPSYSNLISGIDNTVLIALAFACFSAKGRRTFGKAVFFLRVTSVDGKGPDFVTALKREILKCRCFRNLAVSDLSDGRLRRFACHIPRRIYAFRHQYDLALRHLDGHDHGLVAPAVRRVERTGLL, from the coding sequence ATGCAAAACACTGTATTAGTCGCCGGGTTATTTGTACTGATTGTTGGATCGATTCAACCCGCCGTAGAGGACTATATGGATAATATGGCTGCGATGCAGCAACCCATCTCTTTGCCATCACGTTATTTCTGGCGGCGCTTCGTGGCCTTTGCCCTCGACCTTTTCATCTTTCAGGCTGCTATTCTCATATCCGTCCATTGCATTTCAACGGCCTTCTCCCTGGACCTCCGCTTCGCCCGGTGGACGTCCATGGAGTGCACAGAGAAAGTGCCCGATCAGCTTGCAAAGCGAATTGAGACCGGCTGGCCATTGAATCCGAACGAACTGCGCACCAACGAGATCTGCGAAGTGCGTCAATTTCCTTTCGGACGGCAGAGATATCTGCGGACAACCGTTCTGATCGAACCATGGGACTACGTGACACCAACTCAAGTGCTGACCATCCCCGTGGACACAGACGACAATCCGGTAACGAGAACCACGCCTTCTTACTCCAACCTGATATCAGGCATCGACAACACCGTGTTGATCGCGCTGGCTTTCGCCTGCTTTTCCGCGAAGGGCCGCCGCACTTTCGGAAAGGCGGTTTTCTTTCTCAGGGTAACCTCGGTCGATGGCAAAGGCCCCGACTTCGTCACCGCGTTGAAACGCGAAATCCTGAAGTGCCGCTGCTTTCGCAATCTCGCTGTTTCCGACCTATCCGACGGAAGACTTCGACGCTTTGCTTGCCATATTCCACGACGGATATACGCCTTCAGACACCAGTATGATTTGGCTCTACGGCATCTGGACGGTCACGATCATGGCCTGGTGGCTCCTGCCGTTCGCCGAGTGGAAAGGACAGGTCTTTTATGA